From a region of the Actinomadura luzonensis genome:
- a CDS encoding protein-L-isoaspartate O-methyltransferase family protein yields MDADRLLAAAVDAVPRAHYTDHPELGAPPQTSPPKVVQRDLARAGAGLRGARVLEIGTGTGYTGALLAQLVGPAGLVVSVDVDGRLVERARRLHAERRCPVTVVCGDGHDGVPDHAPYDLVIGWCAPALLPDAWLKQTRPGGIVSTPVYVAPAARAVGHVRAEVTGDGGLTGVRLATASYVDMGDAANVTLGAPLLHLDATCGPSYVSVAWRGRAGGEPAAALALLDRPGHAEPHPVGLHGEQAAAAWHTRALRRRPRPRARRGRVQHGAAARRRESASASPAAGTPPWSPAPGAAGRHPGSAALAALREHLRAWDAAGRPGLDRLAAEVTPADGGRRVQVTLPPGAA; encoded by the coding sequence ATGGACGCCGACCGCCTGCTCGCCGCGGCCGTGGACGCCGTGCCGCGCGCGCACTACACCGACCATCCCGAGCTGGGCGCGCCGCCGCAGACCTCGCCGCCCAAAGTCGTCCAGCGCGACCTCGCCCGGGCCGGGGCCGGCCTCAGGGGCGCCCGGGTGCTGGAGATCGGCACCGGCACCGGCTACACGGGCGCGCTGCTCGCCCAGCTCGTCGGCCCGGCGGGGCTCGTGGTGTCCGTGGACGTGGACGGGCGGCTGGTGGAGCGGGCCCGGCGGCTGCACGCCGAGCGGCGCTGCCCGGTCACGGTCGTGTGCGGCGACGGCCACGACGGCGTCCCCGACCACGCGCCCTACGACCTGGTCATCGGCTGGTGCGCCCCCGCCCTGCTGCCCGACGCCTGGCTCAAGCAGACCCGGCCGGGCGGGATCGTCAGCACCCCCGTGTACGTGGCCCCGGCCGCCCGCGCGGTCGGCCACGTCCGCGCCGAGGTCACCGGCGACGGCGGGCTGACCGGCGTCCGGCTCGCCACCGCCTCCTACGTCGACATGGGCGACGCGGCGAACGTCACGCTGGGCGCGCCCCTGCTGCACCTCGACGCCACGTGCGGGCCCTCGTACGTGTCGGTGGCCTGGCGCGGGCGCGCCGGCGGCGAGCCGGCGGCGGCGCTCGCGCTCCTCGACCGGCCGGGCCACGCCGAGCCGCACCCCGTCGGCCTGCACGGCGAGCAGGCCGCGGCGGCCTGGCACACGCGCGCCCTACGTCGCCGCCCGCGACCACGCGCGCGGCGAGGGCGCGTTCAGCACGGGGCAGCGGCGCGCCGGCGGGAGTCGGCCTCGGCCTCACCGGCGGCGGGGACGCCGCCGTGGTCACCGGCTCCTGGGGCTGCGGGCCGCCACCCCGGCTCGGCCGCGCTGGCGGCGCTGCGCGAGCACCTGCGGGCCTGGGACGCGGCCGGCCGGCCCGGCCTGGACCGGCTGGCGGCCGAGGTCACGCCCGCCGACGGCGGCCGGCGCGTCCAGGTGACGCTGCCGCCAGGGGCGGCGTGA
- a CDS encoding ferredoxin: MKVTVDEDKCCGAGQCVLIAPEVFDQRDEDGIVVLLEAEPGEDRHAAVREAAAVCPAFAIEVAD, encoded by the coding sequence ATGAAAGTGACCGTCGACGAGGACAAGTGCTGCGGCGCCGGGCAGTGCGTGCTGATCGCGCCCGAGGTGTTCGACCAGCGTGACGAGGACGGCATCGTCGTCCTGCTGGAGGCCGAGCCGGGCGAGGACCGGCACGCCGCGGTGCGCGAGGCCGCCGCCGTCTGCCCGGCGTTCGCCATCGAGGTCGCCGACTGA
- a CDS encoding cytochrome P450, with product MTIDEQVLPYPIPNDAALQPPAEWAELRTKCPVAHVELPSGDRARLLTRYEDVKRVLADPRFTRQLNAPDAARLSADGGGVFSSEMATIIPDGGEEHQHWRRLVSKWFTAKRMNAMRPAMARIAEDLIDEMVGRGAPGDLKASLGFPLPVYVICDMLGVPAEDRDRFSYWSDTLLNLTRYGKDEIEAAQAEFFQYMTDLLAGKRAEPGEDLLSELIAAGGPDEGGLSDLQILVTGMALLVAGHETTANMIGKMVAMLLADRARWEALLADPTLIRGTVEESLRLDANSGFGLPRYLKEGTEIDGTELPRGTTVICSMAAANRDESAFEAAGEFDLTRSPNPHLAFGAGAHSCLGQALARTELQVVLEVLLRKLPTLELAVPEAELERVEGLAVGGLRTVPVRW from the coding sequence ATGACCATCGACGAGCAGGTCCTGCCCTACCCCATCCCGAACGACGCGGCGCTCCAGCCGCCCGCGGAGTGGGCCGAGCTGCGCACCAAGTGTCCCGTCGCGCACGTCGAGCTGCCGAGCGGCGACCGCGCCCGGCTGCTGACCCGCTACGAGGACGTCAAGCGGGTGCTGGCCGACCCGCGCTTCACCCGCCAGCTCAACGCGCCCGACGCGGCCCGGCTGTCGGCCGACGGCGGCGGCGTCTTCAGCAGCGAGATGGCGACGATCATCCCCGACGGCGGCGAGGAGCACCAGCACTGGCGGCGGCTGGTCAGCAAGTGGTTCACCGCCAAGCGCATGAACGCCATGCGGCCCGCCATGGCCAGGATCGCCGAGGACCTCATCGACGAGATGGTCGGGCGCGGCGCCCCCGGCGACCTGAAGGCGTCGCTGGGCTTCCCGCTGCCGGTGTACGTGATCTGCGACATGCTCGGCGTCCCGGCCGAGGACCGCGACCGGTTCTCGTACTGGTCGGACACGCTGCTCAACCTCACCCGCTACGGCAAGGACGAGATCGAGGCCGCCCAGGCCGAGTTCTTCCAGTACATGACGGACCTGCTGGCCGGCAAGCGCGCCGAGCCGGGCGAGGACCTGCTGAGCGAGCTGATCGCGGCGGGCGGCCCGGACGAGGGCGGCCTGAGCGACCTGCAGATCCTGGTCACCGGCATGGCGCTGCTGGTCGCCGGGCACGAGACCACCGCCAACATGATCGGCAAGATGGTCGCCATGCTGCTCGCCGACCGCGCCCGCTGGGAGGCGCTGCTGGCCGACCCCACGCTGATCCGCGGCACCGTCGAGGAGTCGCTGCGCCTGGACGCCAACTCCGGCTTCGGCCTGCCCCGCTACCTCAAGGAGGGCACCGAGATCGACGGCACCGAGCTGCCGCGGGGCACCACCGTCATCTGCAGCATGGCCGCCGCCAACCGGGACGAGAGCGCCTTCGAGGCGGCCGGCGAGTTCGACCTGACCCGCAGCCCCAACCCGCACCTCGCCTTCGGCGCGGGCGCGCACTCCTGCCTCGGGCAGGCGCTGGCCCGCACCGAGCTGCAGGTCGTGCTGGAGGTGCTGCTGCGCAAGCTGCCCACGCTGGAGCTGGCCGTGCCGGAGGCGGAGCTGGAGCGCGTGGAGGGGCTGGCCGTCGGCGGTCTGCGCACCGTACCGGTCCGCTGGTAA
- a CDS encoding NAD(P)/FAD-dependent oxidoreductase: protein MDVLIVGASAAGLSTAEALRRLGHDGGLTLLDAEPHLPYDRPPLSKQVLAGAWEPERARLRGRPQLDALGAEFVRGEPAVALDVGARAVTTASGRVLRADAVVLATGLVPHRLPGQDGLAGVHVLRGLDDALTLRAHLTPGTRLVVVGEGVLGGEIAATARGLGLEVTLAGLGQAVLGDQLGAHVGGLLTRVHAERGVRLRLGVAVRELVGDGGRVTGVRLATGELLPADAVVVAVGSRPATGWLDGSGLGLGDGVECDARCRAAAGVWAVGDVASFHHEGLGRRLRLENRTNATEQAQTVAANILGADRPYTPIPYFWTDQYDVKIQAHGLPSPAAAVTVAEGDPEQHRFAALYREGGRVTAVLGWNMPKQARLLRQQVLAGQPLTPA from the coding sequence GTGGACGTTCTGATCGTCGGCGCCTCGGCCGCCGGCCTGAGCACCGCCGAAGCACTGCGCCGGCTCGGCCACGACGGCGGGCTGACGCTGCTCGACGCCGAGCCGCACCTGCCCTACGACCGGCCGCCGCTGTCGAAGCAGGTGCTCGCCGGCGCCTGGGAGCCGGAGCGGGCCCGGCTGCGCGGCCGGCCGCAGCTCGACGCGCTGGGCGCCGAGTTCGTCAGGGGCGAGCCGGCCGTGGCGCTCGACGTCGGGGCGCGGGCGGTCACCACCGCCTCGGGGCGCGTGCTGCGCGCCGACGCCGTGGTCCTCGCCACCGGCCTCGTCCCGCACCGGCTACCCGGCCAGGACGGCCTGGCGGGCGTGCACGTCCTCCGCGGCCTCGACGACGCCCTGACCCTGCGCGCCCACCTGACCCCGGGCACCCGGCTGGTGGTCGTCGGCGAGGGCGTGCTGGGCGGCGAGATCGCCGCCACCGCCCGCGGCCTGGGCCTGGAGGTCACCCTCGCCGGCCTGGGCCAGGCCGTGCTCGGCGACCAGCTCGGCGCGCACGTCGGCGGCCTGCTCACCCGCGTCCACGCCGAGCGCGGCGTGCGGCTGCGGCTCGGCGTCGCGGTGCGCGAGCTGGTGGGCGACGGGGGCCGGGTGACCGGCGTCCGGCTGGCCACCGGCGAGCTGCTGCCCGCCGACGCCGTCGTGGTCGCCGTCGGCTCCCGCCCGGCCACCGGCTGGCTCGACGGCAGCGGCCTCGGCCTGGGCGACGGCGTGGAGTGCGACGCCCGCTGCCGCGCCGCCGCCGGCGTCTGGGCGGTCGGCGACGTGGCCTCCTTCCACCACGAGGGGCTCGGCCGGCGGCTGCGCCTGGAGAACCGCACCAACGCCACCGAGCAGGCCCAGACGGTCGCGGCGAACATCCTCGGCGCGGACCGCCCGTACACGCCGATCCCCTACTTCTGGACCGACCAGTACGACGTCAAGATCCAGGCCCACGGCCTGCCGTCCCCGGCGGCGGCCGTCACCGTCGCCGAGGGCGACCCCGAGCAGCACCGTTTCGCCGCTCTCTACCGCGAGGGCGGCCGGGTCACCGCCGTGCTCGGCTGGAACATGCCCAAGCAGGCCCGCCTGCTGCGCCAGCAGGTCCTGGCCGGCCAGCCGCTCACGCCCGCGTGA
- a CDS encoding TetR/AcrR family transcriptional regulator: MATTKDSRTPSVDRRVLRTQATLARALLALVEERELSRISVSDVAERAGVSRTAFYDHYRDVHELAEAASTAMIDGLIRSLPSPGPGSADPEREATRSLEAFFASLAEHAGLYRSLLGPQGSARVADHIRRRLTAAVHNRVRQANDGTAPADPLDIPHDVQAAFTAGAIFGVAADWLQRECPEPPARMAALTWPLFHALYGVVNPPGAAAS, from the coding sequence GTGGCCACCACGAAAGACAGCAGGACCCCGTCCGTAGACCGCCGCGTCCTCCGCACGCAGGCGACTCTCGCGCGGGCGCTGCTCGCCCTCGTCGAGGAACGGGAGCTGTCCCGGATCAGCGTCTCCGACGTGGCCGAACGCGCCGGCGTCAGCCGCACCGCCTTCTACGACCACTACCGCGACGTGCACGAGCTGGCCGAGGCCGCCAGCACCGCGATGATCGACGGCCTGATCAGGTCGCTGCCCTCCCCGGGCCCCGGGTCGGCCGATCCCGAGCGGGAGGCCACGCGCTCCCTGGAGGCGTTCTTCGCCAGCCTGGCCGAGCACGCCGGGCTCTACCGCAGCCTGCTCGGGCCGCAGGGCAGCGCGCGGGTGGCCGACCACATCCGCCGCCGGCTCACCGCCGCCGTCCACAACCGCGTCCGCCAGGCCAACGACGGCACCGCCCCGGCCGACCCGCTGGACATCCCGCACGACGTGCAGGCCGCGTTCACGGCCGGGGCGATCTTCGGCGTGGCGGCCGACTGGCTCCAGCGCGAGTGCCCGGAGCCGCCCGCGCGGATGGCCGCCCTGACCTGGCCGCTCTTCCACGCGCTCTACGGCGTCGTGAACCCGCCGGGGGCCGCCGCGTCCTGA
- a CDS encoding S1 family peptidase, whose product MSGYFTRTLTKIAAGAAVVLAVALPAAPAAADESPDARPDVPVGTWLAARTQPAVQLTSFTYTGTVAVPTSSINENAFNALTQQAVVAVQNGKISSDERSIAKWLFQRIAADVDAYLVESTPERTVEAEVGGMCTGWWVTPDGYMVTGAHCVQVGDKELNQLFAQQALAKFNEQDAKEIIKGLQGIEADEEMVKLAQQIYVTFNSTHMRLRDLKQSLSVLQSLPGGGVDKTAKAVPAELVSVGESYPGKDFALLKVNGQQNLPTVPLGEDADVRTGDTLYISGFPGLVTNTPFFSLESKLEPALTEGPYNAKRTTQTGVPYIQTQAPSYHGNSGGPVFSKDGKVVGMLIAGTVSEGGEASESESFVLPVSIIKEKLGEKNIKAAQATTTTRYNEALNDYFRNYFEDALPKFREVQALFPNHPYVAKYISESQTAISAGKDESPKPVLLWVLIGAGVVVVLVLALVLFRVLGKRRRSRPAVSYGPAPQAPAYNAVPSPPWPQHQLPAAPGHHGQGANGYQHGPGAQPQYGSGPQYGPPPTPQPQQPQQPPHDPYGQHGSYGQQGSYGQSGPQAQPGPYGQAGPYGEPTRNVRYGQFAPPPDGRQQ is encoded by the coding sequence GTGAGCGGATATTTCACGAGAACTCTGACGAAAATCGCCGCGGGTGCGGCGGTCGTCCTGGCGGTCGCGCTGCCCGCGGCCCCGGCGGCGGCCGACGAGTCGCCCGACGCGCGGCCCGACGTGCCCGTCGGCACCTGGCTCGCCGCCCGGACGCAGCCCGCGGTGCAGCTGACCAGCTTCACCTACACCGGCACGGTCGCCGTGCCGACCAGCAGCATCAACGAGAACGCCTTCAACGCGCTGACCCAGCAGGCCGTCGTCGCCGTGCAGAACGGCAAGATCTCCTCCGACGAGCGCAGCATCGCCAAGTGGCTCTTCCAGCGCATCGCCGCCGACGTGGACGCCTACCTCGTCGAGAGCACCCCGGAGCGCACGGTCGAGGCCGAGGTCGGCGGCATGTGCACCGGCTGGTGGGTCACCCCCGACGGGTACATGGTCACCGGCGCGCACTGCGTCCAGGTCGGCGACAAGGAGCTGAACCAGCTCTTCGCGCAGCAGGCGCTGGCCAAGTTCAACGAGCAGGACGCCAAGGAGATCATCAAGGGCCTGCAGGGCATCGAGGCCGACGAGGAGATGGTCAAGCTCGCCCAGCAGATCTACGTCACCTTCAACAGCACCCACATGCGCCTGCGCGACCTCAAGCAGAGCCTGTCGGTGCTGCAGAGCCTGCCCGGCGGCGGCGTGGACAAGACCGCCAAGGCCGTCCCTGCGGAGCTGGTCTCGGTGGGCGAGAGCTACCCGGGCAAGGACTTCGCGCTGCTCAAGGTCAACGGGCAGCAGAACCTGCCGACCGTGCCGCTCGGCGAGGACGCCGACGTGCGCACCGGCGACACCCTCTACATCAGCGGGTTCCCCGGCCTGGTCACCAACACCCCGTTCTTCAGCCTGGAGTCGAAGCTGGAGCCGGCGCTGACCGAGGGGCCGTACAACGCCAAGCGCACCACGCAGACCGGCGTGCCGTACATCCAGACGCAGGCCCCGTCCTACCACGGCAACTCCGGCGGCCCGGTGTTCAGCAAGGACGGCAAGGTCGTCGGCATGCTGATCGCGGGCACGGTGAGCGAGGGCGGCGAGGCGTCCGAGAGCGAGAGCTTCGTCCTGCCGGTGAGCATTATCAAGGAGAAGCTGGGCGAGAAGAACATCAAGGCCGCCCAGGCCACCACGACCACGCGCTACAACGAGGCGCTGAACGACTACTTCCGCAACTACTTCGAGGACGCGCTGCCGAAGTTCCGCGAGGTCCAGGCGCTCTTCCCGAACCACCCGTACGTGGCCAAGTACATCAGCGAGTCGCAGACCGCGATCTCGGCGGGCAAGGACGAGTCGCCGAAGCCCGTCCTGCTGTGGGTGCTGATCGGGGCCGGCGTGGTGGTCGTGCTGGTGCTGGCCCTGGTGCTGTTCCGGGTGCTGGGCAAGCGGCGGCGGTCGCGGCCGGCGGTGTCGTACGGGCCCGCGCCGCAGGCGCCCGCGTACAACGCGGTGCCGTCGCCGCCGTGGCCGCAGCACCAGCTCCCGGCCGCCCCCGGGCACCACGGCCAGGGCGCGAACGGCTACCAGCACGGCCCGGGAGCCCAGCCCCAGTACGGCTCGGGCCCCCAGTACGGCCCGCCGCCCACCCCGCAGCCCCAGCAGCCCCAGCAGCCCCCGCACGACCCTTACGGTCAGCACGGCTCCTACGGTCAGCAGGGCTCCTACGGGCAGTCCGGCCCGCAGGCGCAGCCCGGCCCGTACGGCCAGGCGGGCCCGTACGGCGAGCCGACCCGCAACGTGCGCTACGGCCAGTTCGCGCCCCCGCCGGATGGCCGGCAGCAGTGA
- a CDS encoding GNAT family N-acetyltransferase, with amino-acid sequence MRLRVPALPGSLVRLEPLEERHVADLAAAAEEDRSSYAFTLVPRSADMAAYVRGQRERPGLTPFAQVRVADGRAVGCTGYWDPRTWPGREALLAVEIGWTWLGASAQGTGINAEAKYLLFEHAFEVLGAARVDLKTDARNARSRRAIERTGARFEGVLRKWSPSWAPGEEGGVRDSAMFSVIDEEWPDVKAALRLRLGSRR; translated from the coding sequence ATGCGACTGCGTGTGCCGGCATTGCCCGGGTCCCTCGTCCGCCTGGAGCCGCTGGAGGAGCGGCACGTCGCCGACCTCGCGGCGGCGGCCGAGGAGGACCGTTCCTCCTACGCCTTCACCCTCGTCCCGAGGAGCGCCGACATGGCCGCCTACGTGCGGGGGCAGCGGGAGCGTCCGGGGCTGACGCCGTTCGCGCAGGTGCGGGTGGCCGACGGCAGGGCCGTGGGCTGCACCGGCTACTGGGACCCGCGCACCTGGCCAGGGCGGGAGGCGCTGCTGGCCGTCGAGATCGGCTGGACCTGGCTGGGCGCCTCGGCGCAGGGCACGGGGATCAACGCCGAGGCCAAGTACCTGCTGTTCGAGCACGCCTTCGAGGTGCTCGGCGCGGCCCGGGTGGACCTCAAGACCGACGCGCGCAACGCCCGCTCGCGGCGGGCCATCGAAAGGACCGGGGCGCGGTTCGAGGGCGTGCTGCGCAAGTGGTCGCCGTCGTGGGCGCCGGGCGAGGAGGGCGGGGTGCGGGACTCCGCCATGTTCTCGGTGATCGACGAGGAGTGGCCGGACGTCAAGGCCGCGTTGCGGCTCCGGCTCGGGTCGCGGCGATGA
- a CDS encoding flavin reductase family protein, translating to MSNTTTAAAHVRIEPNILYFGTPVVLVSTANEDGSPNLAPMSSAFWLGWRALLGLGARSRTAGNLLRTRECVLNLPSAAQAPAVDRLALTTGADPVPERKWERGYRHVADKFGRAELTPVASETVAPPRAAECPVAMESVVEAVHPIGDDGGTLAFEVRVQRVWAHEEIRLAGTDDHIDPDAWRPLIMSFQKLYGLGPQVHPSTLASIPERMYRSDDLERAREVQSRSSQV from the coding sequence ATGAGCAACACCACCACTGCCGCGGCGCATGTCCGCATCGAGCCGAACATCCTCTACTTCGGCACCCCGGTCGTGCTGGTCTCCACGGCCAACGAGGACGGCTCCCCGAACCTGGCCCCGATGTCGTCGGCGTTCTGGCTCGGCTGGCGCGCGCTGCTGGGCCTCGGCGCGCGCTCCCGGACGGCCGGGAACCTGCTGCGCACGCGGGAGTGCGTGCTGAACCTGCCCTCCGCCGCCCAGGCCCCCGCCGTGGACCGGCTGGCGCTGACCACGGGCGCGGACCCGGTGCCCGAGCGCAAATGGGAGCGCGGCTACCGGCACGTCGCCGACAAGTTCGGCCGCGCGGAGCTGACCCCGGTGGCCTCCGAGACGGTCGCGCCGCCCAGGGCCGCCGAGTGCCCGGTCGCGATGGAGAGCGTGGTCGAGGCGGTGCACCCGATCGGCGACGACGGCGGCACCCTGGCCTTCGAGGTGCGGGTGCAGCGCGTGTGGGCGCACGAGGAGATCCGGCTCGCGGGCACGGACGACCACATCGACCCCGACGCCTGGCGTCCGCTCATCATGAGCTTCCAGAAGTTGTACGGGCTCGGCCCGCAGGTGCACCCGTCGACCCTGGCCTCGATCCCGGAGCGCATGTACCGCAGCGACGACCTGGAGCGGGCCAGGGAGGTTCAGAGCAGGTCGAGCCAGGTGTGA
- a CDS encoding NUDIX domain-containing protein, whose translation MTEPIATKTVPWIPVAHRLDVILTGDTPPAGSTTSAFAFVSDGLGRTLLTCVDRAGRGWDIPGGHLEPGESAAEAAARELYEETGLRLPAAALSAFAWQRIELLEPPPAGYRYPSLAYMAMFRAVLPGPGAPTEPPAGSESTRAAWLPRAEIERVCPDHTWLDLL comes from the coding sequence GTGACCGAGCCGATCGCGACGAAGACCGTCCCCTGGATCCCCGTGGCGCACCGCCTGGACGTCATCCTCACCGGCGACACCCCGCCCGCCGGGAGCACGACGTCCGCCTTCGCCTTCGTCTCCGACGGGCTCGGCCGCACCCTGCTGACCTGCGTGGACCGGGCCGGCCGCGGCTGGGACATCCCCGGCGGGCACCTGGAGCCGGGCGAGAGCGCGGCCGAGGCCGCCGCCCGCGAGCTGTACGAGGAGACCGGGCTGCGCCTGCCGGCCGCCGCGCTGTCCGCCTTCGCCTGGCAGCGCATCGAGCTGCTGGAGCCGCCGCCCGCCGGCTACCGCTACCCGTCGCTGGCCTACATGGCCATGTTCCGCGCCGTCCTGCCGGGCCCCGGCGCGCCCACCGAGCCGCCGGCCGGCTCGGAGAGCACCCGCGCGGCCTGGCTGCCGCGCGCGGAGATCGAGCGGGTGTGCCCCGATCACACCTGGCTCGACCTGCTCTGA